Genomic segment of Syngnathus acus chromosome 10, fSynAcu1.2, whole genome shotgun sequence:
TAGCGCAGAAAATATATCCTGAAACAATGCCAAAGCtatagaaaaagaaacagcTGACGTCTTGAATCTTAGACATTAAAGTTATGAAGAACAATAAGCGCAAGTATTAGCTCCCATAGGAGCATCAGCCTAAACGTAATCTGATGATTGTACAGTAATGCTATTTAACGACAGGTTGCAGTTTATTTTTGCCCCTGGTCAAAGCAAGGCATGTCAACAACTGTTCAATTAACTTGTATTTAAGAGCACTCGTATCTCATCTCTATTTCTCCACATGTAGACATTCTTGAGCAACACAAACAGTTCAAGTTACACTTCACTGAGTGCACACTCATTGGGAGGAAATCACAagagtgtttatttattttgtttgggaatttaaaaaaaaaggaaaatgtgtgAGCTCACGTTAAGCCCATTCCACACGCCCACCCGCCCGTGCCTGGCTGATCCGTTTGGGAAATTTGAAACGGATAAAGCCCTCAAGAGGACCACTGTTAACTTTTCACAAGCCACAATGACTTCATGTAacactttgaaatgtttaaaGGGGGCCAGGAGTGACTTCACATTAACTGAGCTGTACCTTGTACACTCGCTTATGTCATCTCACCGAAAAGGCAGAGCAATTTTTAATGCAGTTTTTATATTAGCTATTAGGTTAGCATTACAACTCAGCTTTAAAGATAAACACTGTTCAATGTtaaggggttagggttatatTTGACTAATACAGTAGTTTCACTATTCAAAAATAAAGGGGGGATAGCATGGAATAAGTTAATATTGTGGAGTTGGGCCCTTTAGATGAAGCAAAGGTTAATGCCATGTGTTTTCACAAGCATGATATGGTTCAATTTGTAAATGTAACATGGTgatcttaaaataaaactacaaaCTCACATGTTAATGATATTTAGTTGACTGtcccaaacaaaatgtatttttttgggtgatgattaatatattacatttagtaagcaagcatgtttttagaatatgtcaaatatgtaaaatatgtgAAAAGGGGGAGCTAAAAGAGGACTTGATTGAATAAGACAGGTGGAAGTCATGTATGGGCCCTTTTTAAACGTGGCATCATTACGGCAATGTCAGGTTGTGTTGCCGATCACCTATTTTATGATTCAACCTGACAACTAAAAAGCAGGAATGAATGCAAACTCTATATTGCCTAATGGACTGATTTTGTGCCTTTTGTATTCCCTTCAGCATGCAAATCAGTATCTTATGTTGGAAACTATGTTAAAAGTACATTGCCAGTAAAAAGAGGGAAATATATTCTTTCATAAGGCACATCTTGATGTAATTGGTTGGGATCGTAAATGGAATCATTTGACAACGATTAGACAAGATGCTATTCCAAAGTCCCTGTTTTGTGGGTTATATCTTCCATTTAAGGTAAAAGCCTCAAGGCAATCTTGTGCTTGGAAACTTGATAActggggttgttttttttttaatgtaatgttAGTGTTCAGGAAATCAGGAGACTAACTTGTGTTGGAATGCTAAAAAGTCCAGGGTATAATAAAGTGTCACTATTGTGTAGTGGATTTGTTTAGAAATTGTTTATGCCCTGTTTAGGTTACGTGTCATCTACTTTACCCAATTTCAGACTGAAATTAGGACGGAATTGGAAAGCTAAAAATGAAGCTATACATTGATGTTGATGTTGCCTGAAATGTTAGTGCAAAGAATGCTTTGTGCGAGTTATGTATGATTTTACTCCGTTTAGGTGGAACATTTTAaaggttatttattaaatttaaGCCAAAACATTGAGATTTTAAAACCAACCAGCAAACATGCAATTATATCAGGGACCACCAGGGGGTGAACGCATGCCTAAGGCTTCATGAAGTTGCCTAAATAACACATGAAATACAAGCATGTTTAATAGTTAACCTTCCATGTTTATAATTCTTGGGTAAAtcttatatttttattatcatttggTTTAAAGTAATAATCCATTCATTTGATAGTTTTCGTTTCgcagttttttgtttcatattgTTTGTTCAAAGGTAGTGCAGTAAAAATAAACCACGAACATGATGAATAAATGTGATCAATAATCGTAATTACAATATTGATTAAAAGCGGTTGTGATCATTCTGCTTAGACGTGCCCACTCCTTGTTAGAGGTCCTTTAAAGTTGGGataaatgattttgaaaaaattctcattgtgattttcttttttcgtcAATATTGCAGTTGCGATATTGCGACTTACAAAActttgtaaaaacaagaaataaattaatctGCATTACAATAAACAATGTAATATTTGTGACACcacaatgttttattattatgctaAATTAAAGACAAATGAATGACAATAAAAGGGAGTTAATTAATCTCGTCCAACAAAATTGGTGGCTTTATCACTTCAACTTAATTTGCCATGCTTCCTGAAACAATTTATGTGAATGTGGAGTGCGCCTCTTAAGCATTGAACGTGCTTTcactgaacaaaaataaaatgtattaaaagaATAAAGCCAACCTACCAAAAGAAATGAAGTACAGGAGTccaccacccccccccccccccaaaagaaatTGGACCCTTTGTGATTTGAAATTTGCATgtcaatttgaatttgattaattGCTCAGCAATCAGCTCACTTTAAAGTCTATTGTTTTGCTTAGTcgatttgtttctttttctgtctttttcgAGCTACGTTGTGGTCCGAAGATGGCAGGCGGGCCGTAGGTTTCCCCACCACTCCCTCAGCCTGTTGTCACACATCGTAGGTGCACTGATACGTACGTGCTGCATACTCGGTGTTGTCGGTGGTCGGCCGGTCGTTCGTGCAGCCGTCTTGCTCAAGGCGCGCGTCTGCAGCGGCGCAGCAGTAGCGCAGCGCGCACGAGCCGCAGCACACGGTGGCGTCGGCCGTGTCAAAGTCCTCCGGACACTGAAAGCCGTCGTGGTAGTTGCCGTTGGCGTCCAGCCAGCCGTGGCAGTACTCCCCCTGCGCGTCCGAGATCCGCAGATTCCACGTGAGGTATCCGAGCAGGAGGCAGCTAACCAGCCGCACCATTCCGGCGaggaggctgctgctgctgatgatgatgatgaagttgatggtggtgatgatgatggtgggcTGCGAAACTCCGACAAACTTTTCATCAAGTCATCTTGAGTTCATTAGAGTAAGCCAAGTCCTCCGCTTAGCCGAGCATATGACAAATGGCTGTCACTTTTGGGAACGTTTTGACGATGTCTGGCGTCTCCGCTTGCTTCATGCCTCTTTCTCTCGTGGAGCTCCGCTGCCAAGTGGGTTCGACTTGCGTCGGACCCGGCGTTCACCCCGGCTTCACGTTTTGTTGACTGGCCGTGACGTCATTTCCGAGCGCGCGCACGGTACAACGCCCACAGACGCGCAGTGAGGACAAGTATGGtggagtttctttttttttcatttttttttttacagcagtgGTTTAAGAGTTTATGAAAGACGAGCCAAttataaacaaaatattttgataacacgcatttgcattttcatgGAGACATGATGGTTTGACCAAAATTTTAGCATGTTAGGATTCAAACGATCATGTTAGCAATTCGTATACATTAATTTGACGAAACAGTTATTGCTTGTTAATGGTTTCTAATGTGGAGCCTTGTGAAAATAGCGTTTATGGTTCTGAAATGGGCACATTTCAGACTCACTTTTAAGTTTCGTTTTAATTAACGTGTTACATATTAATTTAAGATTGAAATTGTGATATAATGACGCCATTAGTTAAAGTCTGGGTTGAAAAACAAGAGTCATCTTGTTCTAAGGTGTTTTCAAAAGGGCACCCGGCCCAGGCTCCATGTTGTTGAtcggctgtgacgtcattttcccGACAGCGCGCACGTTAGTTTTAGCAATCCATTTGATGCGCGCGGCTCGCGagtgaaaaaaatccagaatttcattttatttttatttcatttgtgtgcgtCTTGACTTTGACTATGGCGCCCCTCTGTGGTGTTTACTAACTTTGCTCGTAGCTGGATGGAAGATCCAGCTAAAATGGGGACGCAGATGTGagcttcaaattatttttccattaaTTTAGTCATGTGCACAATGTAATTAAAGAACTGTGACCAAAATTCTGCAGAGATTAATTTAGCCCGATTGTAGATTATGTAgtatatttacaaagaaagcaagtccCGCCTGTCTTCCCCTCGCTACCAGATCCCCCCCATCCAACCTCCACCCACTTTGCCTTCCCTTCCGGACCAGACATCGACCTCCCGCCTGGGGATTGGAGAAGCTGCATGTCAGTAATTATTCGAGCCTTTACCACACGCCCTCCCTCGCTCCACCGATAACCGAGCCTGACAGACAGTGACGAACGAGTCATCGCAAGCGCCGCTCCTTACCTGGACCCACCTGGCTGGAAGGCAGGGATGGAGGATGAGATGCAGCCCGCCGATGAAGGCCCCTCCGATGCCAAGATGAGACGCGGTGGCCCCGCCAGGAGCCTCCGCTGCAAGTCGCGCCTCGACCGCTCCGCTTCGATCGAGCCTTCTCTGTTCACTGACGCTCGACAGTTCACGTTCCACCCCGGCCAGCATTTGCCTTTCCCGACGCAGTATCAACCAAACCACCACCAGAGATTCCCCGGTGAGGGCAGGCCCAGCTGCGGGGTCCCGACATCTACCTCCGTAGACGCAGCGGGCGGCGTCGCTCTCGGTACCCAGCAGCGGCGCGCCATCCTCGGCAGAGCAGAGTCCGCACTCTCCGCTGGACGACTCAAGCAAGACTCTCCAGACTGCACGTTTGGGATCACTTCAGGTGGGTTTACAACTTTAAGTTCAGGCTGTTTTAGCGTGTTCGTAACCTTTtacaatattacatttatattgCATTTCAATACTATTTTGACACTTGTGGTCCTCACCAACTCCAATGAATGAGAAGAGCACTATCTCTTGTTTGATACCCTCTAGCATCAtgctttgtttcatttcttgtTAGCTGTGATTGATGTTCAGTTGTAATGAGAGCAGCCACTATTGAATCACCACTGTGCAAAATAACACTGGACTAAATCGTGTGCACATGCAttctgtgtgcatgtgagtAGCCTTCACAATCTCCCGTTTAAAGACATTGTTCCAGCTCAGGCTGCTGCTCACAGAGAAGGGAGGTGTCTGTGCCCAAGAAGGATAGGAGGGTGCGTCCAACCCAGAGATGAAAGCAATCAACCTAATCCTCACAGCCATGAAATTAAACAGGAGACATCTCACCATCTAATCACGTTTTAATCTCTATCACATTTGGCAGATCGCTGCTACtatattgttgctttgttGGAGCATTTGGTGGAATACCAAATCTGCATACAACCAATTTGCCACGTCACACATGATTGAATGAAGgaagaaatttttttttttattctaataaGGAATTACGGACATAAAAATcacaagtttttgttttgtaaattggTACTCGGTACTCATTTTGTGAAGCAAATCACTGACATGGTCGCTTCGGAGTGCCTCGTTGTTGGCTGTGAGTGCGTGGACATCTCACAGAAAAGGTGGAAGAGCAAGGGGGGCAAAAatagccagccagccagtgtGTGGACAGAAATAGCCGAATGAGCATTTTAAGTTATACTTAAGGCAAACCGTTTTTGTTGTcgcaaatacattttgaacatGCAAATTCATTGTTTCGCAAACAGTGTAGCAAGTGTTTGCAAAACAGTTTGCGAGCATTTGTAAACGTTTTGGGGCAATGgtctttttcatttgaaaatgcaagTGACCACGTGACCCATTTGTTCACTGATGATGCGCTTAATGTTCCCTTGATGACAGGAAATCAAGTTGATGAAAAGAAGCCCACAATAGCGCCCAGTGCATGCATATAAAAATGGCCTTCTCCAAGTATTGCTATTAAAACAAATGGGCCTCATAAATTCTCCACGGCCGAGCGTGTTGCTTTTAATGACGTTTCAGGAGGCTACTAAACTCGACGTGTGCCTCAAAAGTAGGCGGGAGGGAGTAGCAAATGGATGATATCAGCCACATCTCTACTGCTCCACACAGACACGGCGTATATTAATAACTGTGACACATCTGTGCCAGGCTGATAGACACATCTGAGCGATTGCGTGTGTATATCAGCGACGTGCCTGGACTAAAAGGCTGGGATATTGTTACTATTTATGTTCCACAATCCGTTTTAGAAGCACATTTATAAAGGCTGCTAAGTGAATTCCTCTGACAGTGTCGGTCAAAACGTTAGCATTGTTATCGTTGCAAAGGCTGGGTGCGTTTTGAACATTGGCGCGTGAATTTAGAATATTAACAAGCCCAGGTTTCTATGAATAGTGTTGTTTGTAGTCataatgtcaaataaaagaaacatgagGGATGGTGAGCCAATCATCTTTAAAGTACTTAACTGCAGAGAATCTCACGTATCTGTCAGGAGTAAGAACTTTGTGAGTGTCCTCATTAAGGTTTAATACCCTCACCTTTTCGATCCCGTTATAATACAAGCCTTGCTTTAAACTCTAGTTGAAGATAGTCAGACCCTGTTAAAAGTAGGTCATGCATCTGGCAGGAAACAGGCCTCGTGTAAGAGCCAGTTGAATTGGAGAACAACATTGCGGCTGAGTCTACTCGCCAAACGTAGGCAGGCCGGAGATGTTGCATTGGTGGCGGCGTCAATTCAAGGACACCATTGGGGAGAGCCTTCTCAGCGAAAGGAGGGAGATCATAGCGTAGCGCTCCATACTGTATATGTAGTAGCCGCGTTGtaacagcaaaagaaaaagtaaagcTAAAGTGGCGAACCCATGCCCATATGTGTCACCTTGGgcttcattttcttcacaatgccAGCATATCCTGATTTTTGCGTTTGACAATTTGGGATGACCAAGTTGTGGAGGAGTTACTATTTGGTGGCCTGCTCAAGTTTGGCACCAGGTTAAATTGaagtcttttgtgttttttttcttcattgtcCAGAGAACCGACTCATCTTGGACGCCTTCGCCAAGGAGTGCAGTCGAGTCCTCAGCCTCCTCAATAACGGGCGGCTGCTAGAACCCTCGCCGTCCCTCCAGTCCAGCATCAAGACGGAGGAGAGTTGCAGCACCAGTCATTGCGCCAAGCCCGAGGAGaactcctcatcatcatccacaGAGCCAGAAGAGGAAGCTCAGCAAAGTCACTTGATCCAACAACAGACCTCCGCAGTTCTGCGCATTTTCACGGACTCACTGCACAGCTATCTGCTCTCCGGGCAGCAGCAAGAACCTCGTGTGGTTGCGGGCTTGGACGAGGAGCGGTGCCACTCTGCGGAGCTCGGTTACGAAGTCTCGCCCCCGAGACGCACACTGGTGGGCTGGGGCTCGCCGACGCCGTCCGACTCGTACGGCCACCCTTCGTCCACGCTGccggaagaggaggatgaggaggaaaaCTGTTGCCCGCGTTGCCTGGAGCTGGAGCAGGAAGTGCTGTCACTGCAGCAGGAGAACGAGGAGCTCCGCAACAAGCTGGAAAGTGTCCCAGGTGCGTTCACAAAAGACAGTTACCAGTTCTTAACTGCGAACGGTTAtgaatttaaacaaaaaaaaaggaatgttacatttatgtatttatttatttatttatttatttcggCTTAATAAAAGATACACGTTCCTTCTGTACGAAATATtcgatttcattttaaaataaaataaattgtggtcaatagaaacaaaaatgctgtttttacaaacccaaataataataaaaagaaggTCATCTTAGAGCTGTGATTTTTAATGCCTTTATACTGTGATATTTACTGTACCTTTTGTCATGAATATATCGTCATACTCTAATATCGGCCCATGCCTGTGTTAAATCAcgacatcaaataaaaacaaatctacaacatttacaaacatATCAAATGGATGGGAAGAGTTTTTAATTCAAGAGGAATACACACATAAGATCACAACCGATTTGAATTAGATTTGATGAAGATTTGTTGGGCAATTTTTATGACAAGTCAATGTGTGCATTGTTTGTGTTCTCATTGACCGTCACATCTGCAGTTCCTTGTCAAAATGTTCTCGACTACTTCAAGAATGTCGTTGAGTTCCACAACCAAATGGTGCTGCCGATTCCAGAGGAGACGCTCACCGAGGTGAGGTTCAAATGAACGCTCAGTTGTAGTCTGAGTGCGCCTGCATGTTTCAATCGTAGTGtgtgttgaaatgaaaattgccTCTTCTGTCTTTGTAGGAAGAAGAACAGCAGTCAGTCTTTGAGGTCGGTGTTTTTTATATACCATATGTTTTATTCATACTGGGAAAAAACGCTGGTGTTTTAATATATCACTTAGGCCAGACTCCACATGATCGGTTGTCAGGCAGAAAATCACGAAAGGTATCTTGTATTCACAAAGAATTTGAATTCCTGAAATTTGAAGGTGTTTTGAAAATCTGCAGCTAAAGGTGCTTGGTGGGTTTTCTTGTTTACTCTTGAGTAGAGGAAGTGGGTGTTCCCCTTTCAAGGCACTGTATGCTATTGTTACATAGAGCTGTCAAAATCGACAAGTAATCGATTCTCAAATTAAATGACAACTATACTTTAgcttaaaccctactttgaaacctttctttgaaaccctaaccttattTGAAATCCTGACCCTTGTTTTAAAccaaatttgaaaccctaaccctaatttgaaaccctagtttgaaaccctaaccctagtttgaaaccctgaccctagtttgaaaccctaaccctagtttgaaatgctagtttgaaatcctaaccctagtttgaaacactgactctagttttaaaccttagttttaaaccctaaccctagtttgaaaccctaaacctagtttgaaaccccagTTTGAAATCTTAACCCTTattttaaaccctaaccctagtttgaaaccctagctTAAAAcactagtttgaaaccctagacCTAGTTTAAAAtgctagtttgaaaccctaaccctcgtttgaaaccctagtttgaaaccttaaccctcgtttgaaaccctagtttgaaaccttaacccttGTTTTAAACcccagtttgaaaccctagccctagtttgaaatcttagtttgaaatcctaaccctagtttgaagccttgacacacatgcacgcacgcacgcacacacacaatggatGTTCACAATGTTCAAATTTTTCTATGCTTCTTCTCGGTAATTGCCTTTTTCAAAGAAGTTACACAATCGTCTTAAATTGTGCCTCAGATCTAGCTATGTACCGCAGaataaaaactgaaatgttGGCATCTTCTCTCCCATTAATCTTAAACAATTTGTCATCCACTGCATGAATAAGGAAAATGGCCTCACTGTTCCAACACTTTAAGGGGACTGTAAATTCCTTAGCCAGCAACGATGTAATCATTTGAGATTTCATGTCAGCTAATACTGCCATCAAGGATGGGTTAGTCTCAAATGAGTATGATTATTTCATCAGATTATGGCCAAGTAACTCAACCCAGAATTAAACTCTAGCTGATGGTCAGAGAGAGCTGTTCCTGGAACATTACCTGAAACATTGCCAAATCTCAAAATTTTAGGATAGATTCTCCTCAATCCAGGGAAGCAAGCAACTGCTGGAGAGCTACCCTCTCTTCATCACCAATAAGCAGTGGGAC
This window contains:
- the LOC119129039 gene encoding BEN domain-containing protein 4 isoform X1, producing MEDEMQPADEGPSDAKMRRGGPARSLRCKSRLDRSASIEPSLFTDARQFTFHPGQHLPFPTQYQPNHHQRFPGEGRPSCGVPTSTSVDAAGGVALGTQQRRAILGRAESALSAGRLKQDSPDCTFGITSENRLILDAFAKECSRVLSLLNNGRLLEPSPSLQSSIKTEESCSTSHCAKPEENSSSSSTEPEEEAQQSHLIQQQTSAVLRIFTDSLHSYLLSGQQQEPRVVAGLDEERCHSAELGYEVSPPRRTLVGWGSPTPSDSYGHPSSTLPEEEDEEENCCPRCLELEQEVLSLQQENEELRNKLESVPVPCQNVLDYFKNVVEFHNQMVLPIPEETLTEEEEQQSVFEDRFSSIQGSKQLLESYPLFITNKQWDEAVNSSKKDGRRLLRYLIRFVFTTDELKFSCGLGKRKRSVHLREPGQERRPLNPVKVSCLREFIRMHCGSNPDWWMPSEEQINKVFSDAVGHARQGRAVGTFLGGGGGAGGVLYLDGFDGHLSQDELYLKGCHNGQLD
- the LOC119129039 gene encoding BEN domain-containing protein 4 isoform X2, which encodes MEDEMQPADEGPSDAKMRRGGPARSLRCKSRLDRSASIEPSLFTDARQFTFHPGQHLPFPTQYQPNHHQRFPGEGRPSCGVPTSTSVDAAGGVALGTQQRRAILGRAESALSAGRLKQDSPDCTFGITSENRLILDAFAKECSRVLSLLNNGRLLEPSPSLQSSIKTEESCSTSHCAKPEENSSSSSTEPEEEAQQSHLIQQQTSAVLRIFTDSLHSYLLSGQQQEPRVVAGLDEERCHSAELGYEVSPPRRTLVGWGSPTPSDSYGHPSSTLPEEEDEEENCCPRCLELEQEVLSLQQENEELRNKLESVPVPCQNVLDYFKNVVEFHNQMVLPIPEETLTEEEEQQSVFEGSKQLLESYPLFITNKQWDEAVNSSKKDGRRLLRYLIRFVFTTDELKFSCGLGKRKRSVHLREPGQERRPLNPVKVSCLREFIRMHCGSNPDWWMPSEEQINKVFSDAVGHARQGRAVGTFLGGGGGAGGVLYLDGFDGHLSQDELYLKGCHNGQLD